The following proteins are co-located in the Streptomyces sp. DT2A-34 genome:
- a CDS encoding beta-ketoacyl-ACP synthase III, whose product MTAANDRVGAVVTGLGTCLPEAVVTNDEVSRHLDTDHAWIHSRTGIERRRRVSEGTGTGDLAVAAGAAALKSAGRDGCDLVLLATTTPDRRCPATAPWVASQLGLAAAAFDLSAVCSGFVYGLTVASSMITAGSCDRALVIGADAYSSIVDPDDRTTAVVFGDGAGAVLLERGRTSDPGAVLHTELGSDGTGDDLITIPPRGEYLTMRGSDVYSRAVTTMTESARSVAGKVGWDMADVDAFVGHQANIRILKSVAKRLGLPPERVISNIADVGNTAAASIPLALADAATEGRIGTGDRLILTAFGGGLTWGSAAVVWSGAEPVHEVRD is encoded by the coding sequence ATGACCGCGGCGAATGACCGGGTCGGCGCCGTCGTCACCGGCCTGGGCACCTGCCTGCCGGAGGCCGTCGTCACCAACGACGAGGTGTCGCGGCACCTCGACACGGACCACGCCTGGATCCACAGCCGTACCGGCATCGAACGGCGTCGCCGCGTCTCCGAGGGGACCGGCACGGGAGACCTCGCCGTCGCCGCCGGAGCCGCCGCGCTGAAGTCGGCCGGGCGCGACGGCTGCGACCTCGTCCTGCTCGCGACCACCACGCCGGACCGGCGCTGCCCCGCGACCGCCCCCTGGGTGGCGTCCCAACTTGGCCTGGCGGCCGCCGCGTTCGACCTGTCCGCCGTCTGCTCCGGGTTCGTCTACGGGCTCACCGTGGCCTCCTCGATGATCACCGCGGGCAGCTGCGACCGGGCCCTGGTCATCGGCGCGGACGCCTACTCCTCGATCGTGGACCCCGACGACCGGACGACGGCCGTCGTCTTCGGAGACGGAGCGGGCGCTGTCCTCCTGGAGCGTGGCCGGACGAGCGACCCGGGTGCCGTGCTGCACACCGAACTCGGCAGCGACGGCACCGGGGACGATCTGATCACCATCCCGCCGCGCGGCGAGTACCTCACCATGCGGGGCAGCGACGTCTACAGCCGGGCCGTCACCACCATGACGGAATCCGCCCGCTCCGTCGCCGGGAAGGTGGGGTGGGACATGGCGGACGTCGACGCGTTCGTCGGCCACCAGGCGAACATCCGCATCCTCAAGTCGGTCGCCAAACGCCTCGGCCTGCCACCGGAGCGGGTGATCTCGAACATCGCGGACGTGGGCAACACGGCCGCCGCCTCCATCCCCCTCGCCCTGGCCGACGCGGCCACCGAAGGACGTATCGGCACCGGGGACCGCCTGATCCTGACCGCCTTCGGCGGCGGCCTCACCTGGGGCTCCGCCGCCGTCGTCTGGTCGGGCGCGGAACCCGTCCACGAGGTGAGGGACTGA
- a CDS encoding FAD-dependent monooxygenase, producing the protein MTPKVRIAVVGAGIGGLAAALALTRKGHEVRVYEQAPELKEAGVGMHLGPNGSRILQRWGLGERLRASGVRPVGMEVREWSGGTTLVRQPMGEEWLARFGAPYYTIHRADLHTMLAESLPPGTVRVGHRLERFTDTAPVVRLEFADGTTAETDVLIGADGAHSVVRRAVAGPDTAVFSGQSAFRGLVARDQVPDLPGDTLLVWAGPDARLLVYPVRGGEFLTFVAVVPDPHWRLESWSAPGDLDALAAVFSGWNPDVKSLVAAVREARRWALYDREPLTCWGSGAVTLLGDAAHPMLPHHGQGVSQAVEDAAVLAHCLDALDDAAPATDATRRRIADALRSYEAVRRPHTTRVQLGSRGGGSQRLRPDEDGKASTGTMSSLVQDVSWIQRHDAEADLPPLPDRSH; encoded by the coding sequence ATGACGCCGAAGGTGCGGATCGCGGTCGTCGGGGCGGGCATCGGCGGGCTCGCCGCCGCCCTCGCCCTGACCCGGAAGGGCCACGAGGTACGCGTCTACGAACAGGCGCCGGAACTCAAAGAGGCGGGCGTGGGCATGCACCTCGGCCCCAACGGCAGCCGCATCCTGCAACGTTGGGGCCTCGGCGAGCGGCTGCGCGCGAGCGGCGTGCGGCCCGTCGGGATGGAGGTGCGGGAGTGGTCCGGCGGGACCACCCTGGTGCGCCAGCCCATGGGCGAGGAGTGGCTCGCTCGATTCGGGGCGCCCTACTACACGATCCACCGTGCCGATCTGCACACCATGCTCGCCGAGTCGCTGCCGCCGGGCACCGTGCGGGTGGGACACCGGCTCGAACGGTTCACCGACACCGCCCCCGTGGTCCGGCTGGAGTTCGCCGACGGCACCACCGCCGAGACCGATGTCCTCATCGGCGCCGACGGGGCCCACTCGGTGGTGCGCCGGGCCGTCGCCGGACCCGATACCGCCGTCTTCTCCGGCCAGAGCGCGTTCCGGGGACTCGTCGCGCGCGACCAGGTTCCCGACCTGCCCGGCGACACCCTGCTCGTGTGGGCGGGACCCGACGCCCGCCTGCTGGTCTACCCGGTGCGCGGCGGGGAGTTCCTCACCTTCGTGGCCGTCGTGCCCGACCCGCACTGGCGCCTGGAGTCCTGGAGCGCGCCCGGCGACCTCGACGCGCTCGCCGCGGTCTTCAGCGGCTGGAACCCCGACGTCAAGTCGCTGGTCGCCGCGGTGCGCGAGGCACGGCGGTGGGCGCTGTACGACCGTGAGCCGCTCACCTGCTGGGGCAGCGGCGCGGTGACCCTCCTCGGCGACGCGGCGCACCCCATGCTGCCCCATCACGGACAGGGCGTCAGCCAGGCCGTCGAGGACGCTGCGGTCCTCGCGCACTGCCTCGACGCACTGGACGACGCCGCACCCGCGACCGACGCCACGCGACGGCGGATCGCGGACGCACTGCGCTCCTACGAAGCCGTCCGCAGGCCGCACACCACCCGGGTCCAGCTCGGTTCCCGCGGCGGCGGCTCCCAGCGGCTACGGCCCGACGAGGACGGCAAGGCGTCCACGGGCACGATGTCGTCCCTGGTCCAGGACGTGTCCTGGATCCAGCGCCACGACGCGGAAGCCGATCTGCCGCCCCTGCCCGACCGGTCGCACTGA
- a CDS encoding inositol-3-phosphate synthase: MRTGIWLVGGRGSVATTTVVGAAALRAGLVPATGCVSALEPFHGVPLPGFDDLVFGGHDVVDTDLVKRAEQLAEAGVVPRGLPGVLGAELAAADTEIRPAPPGTETGDQSAAAEALTADLTGFRERLGLDRVVVVNVSSTQPPAVPHPGHASLSALRDALARGERPLPVSSLYAYAALRAGCAFVDFTPSTGARLPALDELAREQGLPYAGSDGKTGETLVKSVLAPMFARRALRVRSWSGTNLLGGGDGATLADPERVVSKSESKGLVLEAVLGHPVDGGVHIHHVPDLGEWKTAWDHVTFEGFLGARMSLQFTWQGCDSSLAAPLVLDLARFMALAHRTGAVGPVPELGFFFKDPVATTEHDLAAQYATLVDWARTAGAGR, encoded by the coding sequence ATGCGTACAGGAATCTGGCTGGTGGGCGGCCGCGGCTCGGTGGCGACGACGACCGTCGTCGGCGCTGCCGCGCTGCGTGCGGGACTGGTGCCGGCCACCGGATGTGTGAGCGCCCTCGAACCGTTCCACGGGGTGCCCCTGCCCGGCTTCGACGACCTGGTCTTCGGCGGACACGACGTCGTCGACACGGACCTGGTCAAGCGGGCCGAGCAGCTCGCCGAGGCGGGTGTCGTCCCGCGGGGCCTGCCCGGCGTCCTGGGCGCGGAACTCGCCGCGGCCGACACCGAGATCAGGCCCGCCCCGCCCGGCACCGAGACCGGCGACCAGTCGGCGGCCGCCGAGGCGCTCACCGCCGACCTCACCGGGTTCCGGGAACGCCTGGGCCTGGACCGGGTCGTCGTGGTGAACGTCTCCTCCACCCAGCCGCCCGCCGTGCCGCACCCCGGCCACGCCTCGCTGTCCGCGCTGCGGGACGCCCTGGCCCGCGGCGAGCGGCCGCTGCCCGTCAGCTCCCTGTACGCGTACGCGGCGCTGCGGGCCGGCTGCGCCTTCGTCGACTTCACCCCGTCGACGGGGGCGCGGCTGCCCGCCCTGGACGAACTCGCCAGGGAACAGGGCCTGCCGTACGCCGGCAGCGACGGCAAGACCGGGGAGACCCTGGTCAAGTCGGTGCTCGCGCCGATGTTCGCCCGGCGTGCGCTGCGGGTGCGCTCCTGGTCCGGCACCAATCTGCTCGGCGGCGGTGACGGGGCCACCCTCGCGGACCCGGAACGCGTCGTCAGCAAGAGCGAGTCCAAGGGCCTGGTCCTCGAAGCCGTGCTCGGCCACCCCGTGGACGGCGGCGTGCACATCCACCACGTCCCCGACCTGGGGGAGTGGAAGACCGCCTGGGACCACGTGACGTTCGAGGGTTTCCTCGGCGCCCGCATGTCCCTGCAGTTCACCTGGCAGGGCTGCGACTCCTCGCTGGCGGCACCGCTCGTCCTCGACCTGGCCCGGTTCATGGCCCTCGCGCACCGGACCGGCGCCGTGGGACCGGTGCCGGAACTGGGCTTCTTCTTCAAGGACCCGGTCGCCACCACCGAGCACGACCTCGCGGCGCAGTACGCCACCCTCGTCGACTGGGCGCGTACGGCGGGGGCGGGGAGGTGA
- a CDS encoding SCO3242 family prenyltransferase codes for MTALPRPHDLARLVRAPAALSVPGDLLAGAAAARVPLSPSLLGTVASSVCLYWAGMALNDYADRELDAVERPERPIPSGAVTPAAALAVAGGLTAAGLGLAALARGRRGLATALPLAGVVWAYDLALKPTPAGAAAMATARALNVLAGAGPGGLRRALPAAAAIGLHTGMVTRLSRYEVGGAPRSMPLQALAVGGVISACVLLRGRHRPLLDRASAALLTAVYAGDGGRAQLAAARTPSSLRVRQAVAAGIHGLIPLQAALTATAGRGAVGAALAGAFPWARHLGRKVSPT; via the coding sequence GTGACGGCGCTGCCACGGCCGCACGACCTGGCCCGCCTGGTCCGCGCCCCCGCCGCCCTGTCCGTCCCCGGCGACCTCCTCGCCGGCGCGGCGGCGGCGCGGGTGCCGCTGTCGCCCTCCCTGCTCGGCACGGTGGCCTCCTCCGTCTGCCTGTACTGGGCCGGAATGGCACTCAACGACTACGCGGACCGCGAACTCGACGCCGTCGAGCGGCCCGAACGCCCCATCCCCAGCGGGGCCGTCACCCCGGCCGCGGCCCTCGCGGTCGCCGGGGGCCTCACCGCGGCGGGCCTCGGCCTCGCGGCGCTCGCACGCGGCCGCCGGGGCCTGGCGACCGCGCTGCCCCTGGCCGGGGTCGTCTGGGCGTACGACCTCGCTCTCAAACCCACCCCGGCCGGTGCCGCGGCCATGGCGACGGCCCGCGCGCTGAACGTGCTGGCCGGGGCCGGACCCGGCGGACTGCGCCGGGCCCTGCCCGCCGCGGCCGCCATCGGCCTGCACACCGGCATGGTCACGCGGCTGAGCCGGTACGAGGTCGGCGGCGCACCTCGGTCGATGCCCTTGCAGGCGCTGGCCGTCGGCGGCGTGATCAGCGCCTGCGTACTGCTGCGCGGACGCCACCGGCCGCTCCTGGACCGGGCCTCCGCCGCCCTGCTCACGGCGGTGTACGCGGGCGACGGCGGACGGGCCCAGCTCGCCGCCGCCCGCACCCCGTCGTCGCTGCGCGTCCGGCAGGCCGTGGCCGCCGGTATCCACGGACTGATCCCCCTGCAGGCGGCGCTGACCGCGACCGCGGGCCGGGGCGCCGTGGGCGCCGCGCTGGCCGGCGCGTTCCCGTGGGCCCGCCACCTCGGCAGAAAGGTGTCCCCCACATGA
- a CDS encoding sugar phosphate isomerase/epimerase, whose translation MTTPTRFGYGTNGFGDHPLEDALTVLADLGYQGVGLTLDPRHLDPFADDLPRRLRRLAGRLDRLGLAVVVETGGRYVLDPWRKHQPVLMSPEGAERRVDLLLRAVRIAAELGAESVSFWSGTAPAGTPEQAVWDRLLAGCATVVEAAEDAGVTLGFEPEPGMFIDTLDAYEELHRRLDGPPALGLTLDIGHCRCLEPQPVADCVRRSADRLVNVQIEDMRRGTHEHLEFGSGEIDFPPVLSALADTGYRGLVSVELPRHSHAAPEVARRSLDFLRAAETRAREAARGAAA comes from the coding sequence ATGACCACCCCGACGAGATTCGGATACGGCACCAACGGCTTCGGCGACCACCCCCTGGAGGACGCCCTGACCGTCCTCGCCGATCTGGGCTACCAAGGCGTCGGACTCACCCTGGACCCACGCCACCTCGACCCGTTCGCCGACGACCTGCCGCGGCGCCTGCGGCGTCTGGCGGGGCGGCTCGACCGGCTCGGCCTCGCCGTCGTCGTCGAGACCGGCGGCCGCTACGTGCTGGACCCCTGGCGCAAGCACCAGCCGGTGCTGATGTCCCCCGAGGGCGCGGAGCGCAGGGTCGACCTCCTGCTGCGCGCCGTACGGATCGCCGCTGAACTCGGCGCCGAATCGGTGTCCTTCTGGAGCGGCACCGCCCCCGCCGGCACCCCCGAACAGGCCGTCTGGGACCGGCTCCTCGCCGGCTGCGCCACGGTCGTCGAGGCCGCCGAGGACGCCGGGGTCACCCTCGGCTTCGAGCCCGAGCCCGGCATGTTCATCGACACCCTCGACGCCTACGAGGAGCTCCACCGGCGGCTCGACGGCCCGCCCGCCCTCGGCCTCACCCTCGACATCGGGCACTGCCGCTGCCTGGAACCGCAACCGGTCGCCGACTGCGTACGACGCTCGGCCGACCGCCTGGTGAACGTGCAGATCGAGGACATGCGCCGCGGCACTCACGAACACCTGGAGTTCGGCAGCGGCGAGATCGACTTCCCGCCGGTCCTGTCCGCGCTTGCCGACACCGGCTACCGCGGGCTGGTCTCCGTGGAACTGCCCCGGCACAGCCACGCCGCCCCGGAAGTGGCCCGGCGCTCCCTGGACTTCCTGCGCGCGGCCGAGACCCGGGCCCGCGAAGCGGCGCGGGGAGCGGCCGCGTGA
- a CDS encoding EboA domain-containing protein, producing MTARAPGTTADELTAALPESAADWLAQARAAVRADPRAVDALFAVAARRCGRAVLRVGPAAGPAWSVDDAVRALLLVALPPGGADPAVVAERLYRTGDAAERRAVLRSLPLLDAAGDLGDRGLPLVEDAVRSNDPRLIAAALGPYSGHRLPAPAFRQAVLKCVFVGIPLAVVAGLDERADAELGRMMADFAHERRAAGREVPPDILDFLHTHPVPTEATA from the coding sequence GTGACCGCCCGCGCCCCCGGCACGACGGCCGACGAGCTCACCGCCGCCCTGCCGGAATCCGCCGCCGACTGGCTGGCACAGGCGCGCGCTGCCGTACGGGCCGACCCGCGCGCCGTCGACGCCCTCTTCGCCGTCGCCGCACGCCGCTGCGGCCGCGCCGTCCTGCGCGTCGGACCGGCGGCCGGGCCCGCCTGGAGCGTCGACGACGCCGTACGCGCACTGCTGCTTGTCGCGCTCCCACCGGGCGGCGCCGATCCGGCGGTCGTCGCGGAGCGCCTGTACCGCACCGGGGACGCGGCCGAACGGCGGGCCGTCCTGCGGTCGTTGCCGCTGCTCGACGCCGCCGGCGACCTCGGTGACCGGGGGCTGCCGTTGGTCGAGGACGCCGTCCGGTCCAACGACCCCCGGCTGATCGCCGCGGCCCTCGGCCCCTACAGCGGTCACCGTCTGCCCGCCCCGGCCTTCCGGCAGGCCGTCCTCAAGTGCGTGTTCGTCGGCATCCCGCTGGCCGTGGTGGCCGGCCTCGACGAGCGGGCCGACGCCGAACTCGGCCGGATGATGGCCGACTTCGCGCACGAGCGGCGCGCCGCGGGCAGGGAGGTCCCGCCCGACATCCTGGACTTTCTGCACACTCATCCCGTACCGACGGAGGCCACGGCGTGA
- a CDS encoding TatD family hydrolase, producing MTRIFDPHIHMTSRTTDDYEAMAAAGVRALVEPAFWLGQPRTAVGSFTDYFDSLLGWEPHRAEQFGIRHHCALALNPKEANDPRLTEVLDVLPRYLVKDRVVAVGEVGYDSMTPQEDKAFALQLQLAVEYELPVLVHTPHRDKRNGTRRTLDVVRESGIDPARVVVDHLNEVTVREVADSGCWMGFSIYPETKMSEDRMVALLREYGTERMLVNSAADWGRSDPLKTRRTADAMLADGFGEDDVDQVLWRNPVAFYGQSGRLELDGPDDPSAVPAEFEGSSIRRGER from the coding sequence GTGACGCGCATCTTCGATCCGCACATCCACATGACGTCCCGCACCACCGACGACTACGAGGCGATGGCGGCGGCCGGGGTCCGTGCGCTGGTGGAACCCGCCTTCTGGCTGGGCCAGCCCCGCACCGCGGTCGGTTCGTTCACCGACTACTTCGACTCGCTCCTCGGCTGGGAGCCCCACCGCGCCGAGCAGTTCGGCATCCGGCACCACTGCGCGCTGGCCCTGAACCCCAAGGAGGCCAACGACCCCCGCCTGACCGAGGTCCTCGACGTACTGCCGCGCTACCTGGTCAAGGACCGGGTGGTGGCCGTCGGCGAGGTCGGCTACGACTCCATGACGCCGCAGGAGGACAAGGCGTTCGCCCTCCAGCTGCAACTCGCCGTCGAGTACGAACTCCCCGTCCTGGTGCACACCCCGCACCGCGACAAGCGCAACGGCACCCGCCGCACCCTCGATGTGGTCCGCGAGTCCGGCATCGACCCCGCCCGGGTCGTCGTGGACCATCTCAACGAGGTGACGGTGCGCGAGGTCGCGGACAGCGGCTGCTGGATGGGCTTCTCGATCTACCCCGAGACCAAGATGAGCGAGGACCGCATGGTCGCGCTGCTGCGGGAGTACGGCACCGAGCGGATGCTCGTCAACTCCGCCGCCGACTGGGGCCGAAGCGACCCGCTGAAGACGCGGCGCACCGCCGACGCCATGCTCGCCGACGGGTTCGGCGAGGACGACGTCGACCAGGTGCTGTGGCGCAACCCGGTCGCCTTCTACGGCCAGAGCGGGCGGCTCGAACTCGATGGCCCCGACGACCCGTCCGCCGTCCCCGCCGAGTTCGAGGGCAGCTCGATCCGACGCGGGGAGAGGTAG
- the eboE gene encoding metabolite traffic protein EboE, with translation MRLRHADGTTVHLAYCTNVHAAEDLEGVLGQLARYGEPVRRRLGADRIGLGLWLAAPVVTALADDRAALEGLREELDLRGIEVVTLNAFPYAGFHAPTVKKAVYRPDWTERARLDHTLACARVLAELLPADAARGSVSTLPLAWREPWSPGRGDLARRHLDLLAEGLADLAATSGRTVRVGFEPEPGCLIETTRQAVRLLAAADPEWLGVCVDTCHLAVAFEEPGPAIARLAAALPVVKTQASCAVHADRPADPAARAALEGFAEQRFLHQTREAAPDGPLAVDDLPEALDGALPGDAAWRIHYHVPVQRDLPPPLRSTRPELVAALAALLGGPAALTDHVEVETYTWPVLPGAPADNGLVDGIAGELAWTRDTLTALGLTEENAS, from the coding sequence GTGCGCCTCAGGCACGCCGACGGCACCACCGTCCACCTGGCCTACTGCACCAACGTGCATGCGGCGGAGGACCTCGAAGGTGTCCTCGGCCAGCTGGCCCGCTACGGGGAGCCGGTGCGCCGACGCCTCGGCGCCGACCGGATCGGCCTCGGACTGTGGCTGGCCGCCCCGGTCGTGACGGCCCTGGCCGACGACCGGGCAGCCCTCGAGGGACTCCGCGAGGAACTGGACCTGCGCGGCATCGAGGTCGTCACGCTCAACGCCTTCCCCTACGCGGGCTTTCACGCCCCGACCGTCAAGAAGGCGGTGTACCGGCCGGACTGGACGGAACGGGCCCGCCTCGACCACACCCTGGCCTGCGCCCGCGTCCTGGCCGAGCTGCTGCCGGCCGACGCGGCTCGCGGCTCCGTCTCGACCCTGCCGCTGGCCTGGCGCGAACCATGGTCGCCCGGCCGCGGCGACCTCGCCCGGCGCCACCTCGACCTGCTGGCCGAGGGCCTCGCCGACCTCGCCGCGACCAGCGGGCGCACGGTCCGCGTCGGCTTCGAACCGGAGCCCGGATGCCTGATCGAGACGACCCGTCAGGCAGTGCGGCTGCTCGCCGCTGCCGACCCCGAGTGGCTGGGTGTCTGCGTGGACACCTGCCACCTCGCCGTCGCCTTCGAGGAACCCGGTCCCGCCATCGCCCGGCTGGCCGCCGCCCTGCCCGTCGTCAAGACACAGGCGTCCTGCGCCGTCCACGCCGACCGGCCGGCCGACCCGGCCGCCCGCGCCGCGCTGGAAGGCTTCGCCGAGCAGCGGTTCCTCCACCAGACACGGGAAGCGGCGCCGGACGGCCCCCTGGCCGTGGACGACCTGCCTGAGGCGCTCGACGGCGCGCTGCCCGGCGACGCGGCATGGCGGATCCACTACCACGTACCCGTGCAGCGGGACCTGCCGCCGCCCCTGCGCAGCACCCGCCCCGAACTGGTGGCCGCCCTGGCCGCGTTGCTCGGCGGCCCGGCCGCGCTCACCGACCACGTCGAGGTCGAGACCTACACCTGGCCGGTGCTGCCGGGCGCCCCCGCCGACAACGGGCTCGTCGACGGCATCGCCGGTGAACTCGCCTGGACCCGCGACACCTTGACCGCGCTCGGCCTGACGGAGGAGAACGCCTCGTGA
- a CDS encoding alkaline phosphatase family protein: MKRLLVLDVVGLTPRLLRHMPHLAALRDGGFGARLDTVLPAVTCSVQSTLLTGEPPAGHGIVGNGWYFRELGEVLLWRQHNRLVGGEKIWQAARALRPGYTVANVCWWYAMGADVDWTVTPRPVYYADGRKEPDCYTRPPSLHEELTERLGRFPLFRYWGPTADIVSSRWIVDAARYLLRTHRPDLNLVYVPHLDYDLQRYGPDSRQARRAAAELDRTLAPLLDDARREGVTVVVLSEYGITPVSRPVHINRALRRAGLLTVHTQDGMEYLDPWTSRAFAVADHQVAHVYVRDPADRPRVAELLHGLAGVAQVLDETGKKEHGLDHERAGELVAVAAPEAWFTYYYWLDDARAPDFARTVEIHRKPGYDPAELHFDHTDPKARLRAAAALARKKLGLRYTMNVIPLDPSRVRGSHGRLPDDPRDAPVLLVSDPGARPRDAVAATEVKDLLLELAELGD; this comes from the coding sequence GTGAAGCGCCTGCTCGTGCTGGACGTCGTCGGCCTCACCCCACGGCTCCTGCGCCACATGCCGCACCTCGCGGCCCTGCGCGACGGCGGCTTCGGTGCCCGCCTGGACACCGTCCTGCCCGCGGTCACCTGCTCGGTGCAGTCCACCCTGCTGACCGGGGAACCGCCGGCCGGCCACGGCATCGTCGGCAACGGCTGGTACTTCCGCGAGCTCGGTGAGGTGCTGCTGTGGCGGCAGCACAACCGGCTCGTCGGCGGCGAGAAGATCTGGCAGGCGGCCCGCGCGCTGCGGCCCGGCTACACCGTCGCCAACGTCTGCTGGTGGTACGCGATGGGTGCCGACGTCGACTGGACCGTCACCCCCCGGCCGGTGTACTACGCCGACGGCCGCAAGGAGCCCGACTGCTACACCCGGCCGCCCTCGCTCCACGAGGAGCTGACCGAACGCCTCGGCCGCTTCCCGCTGTTCCGCTACTGGGGGCCCACCGCGGACATCGTCTCCTCCCGCTGGATCGTCGACGCCGCCCGCTACCTGCTGCGCACCCACCGGCCCGACCTGAACCTGGTCTACGTGCCGCACCTCGACTACGACCTCCAGCGGTACGGGCCCGACAGCCGCCAGGCCCGCCGCGCCGCCGCCGAGCTGGACCGGACCCTGGCACCGCTGCTCGACGACGCCCGCCGCGAGGGCGTCACCGTCGTGGTGCTGAGCGAGTACGGCATCACCCCGGTCAGCAGGCCCGTCCACATCAACCGGGCGTTGCGGCGGGCCGGTCTGCTCACCGTGCACACCCAGGACGGCATGGAGTACCTGGACCCGTGGACGTCCCGGGCCTTCGCCGTCGCCGACCACCAGGTGGCGCACGTCTACGTACGCGACCCGGCCGACCGGCCCCGCGTCGCCGAACTGCTGCACGGCCTCGCCGGCGTGGCGCAGGTGCTCGACGAGACCGGCAAGAAGGAGCACGGCCTCGACCACGAGCGCGCCGGTGAACTCGTCGCGGTCGCCGCGCCGGAGGCCTGGTTCACGTACTACTACTGGCTGGACGACGCACGGGCCCCCGACTTCGCCCGCACCGTCGAGATCCACCGCAAGCCCGGCTACGACCCGGCGGAACTGCACTTCGACCACACCGACCCGAAGGCCAGGCTCCGCGCGGCGGCCGCCCTGGCCCGCAAGAAGCTGGGCCTGCGCTACACGATGAACGTGATCCCGCTGGACCCCTCCCGGGTGCGCGGCAGCCACGGACGGCTGCCCGACGACCCCCGGGACGCCCCCGTGCTCCTCGTCTCCGATCCCGGGGCGCGCCCCCGGGACGCCGTCGCCGCGACCGAGGTCAAGGACCTGCTCCTCGAACTGGCCGAGCTGGGGGACTGA
- a CDS encoding clavaminate synthase family protein has protein sequence MAANAERSAPRYDVTLNPSDAELVEEIAWKLATQATGRPDDVEWVEAARNSWHELPVALRRTLAEFRRDSGPGGGLLLRGLPVDALGLPPTPSVNGSVQREPALGAAVLLMIACGLGDPGAFRPEKGGALVQDVVPVPGMEEFQGNAGSTLLTFHNENAFHEHRPDFVMLLCLRADPTGRAGLRTACVRQVLPLLSDHALETLWAPEFITAPPPSFNMGDVEEPPAPVLTGDPSDPDIRVDLAATKPVTHRAAEALRELQDHFDATAATHRLAPGELAIVDNRVTVHGRTEFTPRYDGTDRWLQRTFVMTDLRRSRAMRPADGYVLGDVAQPA, from the coding sequence ATGGCTGCGAATGCCGAACGATCGGCTCCGCGCTACGACGTGACACTAAACCCGTCGGATGCGGAACTCGTCGAGGAAATAGCCTGGAAACTCGCCACTCAGGCGACCGGACGCCCCGACGACGTCGAATGGGTCGAGGCCGCCAGGAATTCATGGCACGAATTGCCGGTCGCCCTGCGCAGAACCCTCGCCGAATTCCGTCGGGATTCCGGACCCGGCGGCGGGCTGCTGCTGCGCGGACTGCCCGTCGACGCCCTGGGCCTGCCGCCCACCCCGAGCGTCAACGGCTCCGTACAGCGTGAGCCCGCACTGGGCGCCGCCGTCCTGCTGATGATCGCCTGCGGTCTCGGCGACCCCGGCGCGTTCCGGCCCGAGAAGGGCGGTGCCCTCGTCCAGGACGTCGTGCCCGTCCCGGGCATGGAGGAGTTCCAGGGCAACGCCGGCTCGACGCTGCTGACCTTCCACAACGAGAACGCCTTCCACGAGCACCGCCCCGACTTCGTGATGCTGCTGTGCCTGAGGGCCGACCCCACCGGCCGCGCCGGCCTGCGGACGGCCTGCGTCCGGCAGGTGCTCCCGCTGCTCTCCGACCACGCCCTGGAGACCCTGTGGGCCCCGGAGTTCATCACCGCGCCCCCGCCCTCCTTCAACATGGGCGACGTCGAGGAGCCGCCCGCCCCGGTCCTCACCGGCGACCCGTCGGACCCCGACATCCGGGTCGACCTGGCGGCCACCAAGCCGGTCACCCACCGGGCCGCCGAGGCCCTGCGCGAACTGCAGGACCACTTCGACGCGACCGCGGCGACCCACCGCCTCGCTCCGGGAGAGCTGGCGATCGTCGACAACCGCGTCACCGTCCACGGCCGCACCGAATTCACTCCCCGCTACGACGGCACCGACCGCTGGCTGCAGCGCACCTTCGTGATGACCGATCTGCGTCGCTCGCGCGCGATGCGCCCGGCCGACGGCTATGTGCTCGGAGACGTGGCGCAGCCCGCCTGA